The Paraburkholderia sp. PREW-6R genomic interval TGCGCAAGCGCGGCGACGGCAGTGGGCAGTGGGACCGCTATGTGTTCATCGACCACCTGCATTCGCCGTTTGGCATGCAACTCGTTGGCGATACGCTTTATGTTGCCGACACCGACGCAATCCTTAAGTATCCTTACAAATCGGGAGAGACGAGTATCCCCACGCGGGGAGTCGAACTCACCGATCTTCCCGACACAGTCAACCACCATTGGACCAAGGCGCTGCTCGCAAGTCCGGATGGCAAGAAGCTATATGTCGGCGTCGGCTCGAACAGCAATGTGGGTGAAAACGGACTGGACGTGGAATACCGGCGCGCCAACGTGCTCGAAGTCGATGTGGCGACCGGCGGCAGCCGTATTTACGCGGCCGGGATACGCAATCCGACCGGCCTGCAGTGGGAACCCGCGACCGGACGACTCTGGGCCATCGCCAACGAGCGTGACGAGATTGGCGCGGACCTGGTGCCGGATTACCTGACGTCGGTTCAGGAAGGCGCTTTCTACGGCTGGCCCTACAGCTATTGGGGTCAGCACGTGGACCGCCGCGCCCAACCACAACGGCCCGATCTGGTTGCCAAGGCCATTGCGCCGGACTACGCGATTGGCTCGCATGTCGCGCCACTCGGCATGATGTTCTACAGCGGCAACAACCTGCCGGCGCAATACCGGGGCGGCGCCTTTATCGGCGAGCATGGAAGCTGGGATCGTTCACCACTGAGCGGTTATGCGGTAGTGTTTGTTGCGTTTGAGAACGGCCGGCCGGTCGGTGTGCCCAAGCCGGTGGTGACGGGATTTGCATCGGACGACCAGAAGGAACTCTACGGCGCACCGGTTGGCGTCACGCAGGATGCCGACGGCGCACTCGTGATTGCCGACGACGTCGGCAACACGGTCTGGCGGGTGACGAAAGCGGGGACGAGCTGAATTTGGTTTATTGATAGCAATTTTTTTTCTGCGTACGCTAGCTCCATACCGCGCGAAGGCACGATTTGCAGAACGCGGCAATCAGAAGACGTCGGTGCAAGACGGGGAGCTTGGCGATGAAAATGTCTCACAGGTTTGCAAGCGCGAATACGGCAGGGCCGGTGTGGGGGCTCTTCCTTGGCGCGCTCATGACGTTTGTTGGAATGGGACTCTGGTTCAACACGACGCTGGCAGTCATGCCCGAACGACAGGAGCAGTCACTGGCCGTGGCGTCCATGCTCGTTGGGTTGTTTCTGGCCGTCTACGCGGGGCGTGAGGTCTGCCGCCAACGCAGGTAGATCGACAGCCAGGAGAGAGAAAATTCCGCAAGCCGCGCGCACCCTACCGGGTTCGTGGCCGCGTGTGCATCTTCGGCGCGGCGATCGACGCAACGGCGGCCGCTCCATGGATTAAGTGGCTAGAGCGCGCGACTGCTCGCGGCAAGTGTGCTCTGTTAAT includes:
- a CDS encoding sorbosone dehydrogenase family protein codes for the protein MNKSFQRSAIVVALALSVSACNEQAAYDDQHQAGGAPPLPSARSFLAPPMQVPKYVGWRNGEAPKVADGLKIEKIASGLVHPRQVYCLPNGDILVAESNSPNEEAVTTPKQLIAGIISGRSGKKADGANRITLLRKRGDGSGQWDRYVFIDHLHSPFGMQLVGDTLYVADTDAILKYPYKSGETSIPTRGVELTDLPDTVNHHWTKALLASPDGKKLYVGVGSNSNVGENGLDVEYRRANVLEVDVATGGSRIYAAGIRNPTGLQWEPATGRLWAIANERDEIGADLVPDYLTSVQEGAFYGWPYSYWGQHVDRRAQPQRPDLVAKAIAPDYAIGSHVAPLGMMFYSGNNLPAQYRGGAFIGEHGSWDRSPLSGYAVVFVAFENGRPVGVPKPVVTGFASDDQKELYGAPVGVTQDADGALVIADDVGNTVWRVTKAGTS